Proteins encoded within one genomic window of Microbacterium soli:
- a CDS encoding pyruvate, phosphate dikinase/phosphoenolpyruvate synthase regulator, with protein sequence MSSPTPPVPRAAYFVSDGTGVTAETLGSALLANFPGIRFLTRTIPFVASEAEARSVVAGIDADAEAGLDPLLFVTVKNASLRGILSTSRSTVIDLLAGHLTELEDALGVTASEQLGNYHGLGDTDRYFARMRAVEYAIEHDDGQSARALDQADVLIIAPSRCGKTPTTMYLALQHGLRVANYPLTDDDFPTEGLPRAIRAYAGRCFGLTTTPLRLSQVRHERRPGSRYSSLEQCTIELRRAEDLYRRNRVPFLNSATKSVEEMSAVIMQTMKLRA encoded by the coding sequence GTGAGCTCGCCGACCCCACCCGTCCCCCGCGCTGCGTACTTCGTGTCGGACGGCACCGGAGTCACCGCGGAGACGCTCGGCAGCGCACTGCTGGCGAACTTCCCCGGCATCCGCTTCCTCACCCGCACGATCCCCTTCGTCGCCTCCGAGGCCGAGGCGCGCTCCGTCGTCGCCGGCATCGACGCCGACGCGGAGGCCGGCCTCGACCCGCTGCTGTTCGTCACCGTCAAGAACGCGTCGCTGCGCGGCATCCTCAGCACCTCCCGCTCCACCGTCATCGACCTGCTCGCCGGCCACCTCACCGAGCTCGAGGACGCGCTCGGCGTGACGGCGTCCGAGCAGCTCGGCAACTACCACGGGCTCGGCGACACCGACCGCTACTTCGCGCGCATGCGCGCCGTCGAGTACGCGATCGAGCACGACGACGGGCAGAGCGCGCGGGCCCTCGACCAGGCCGACGTGCTCATCATCGCGCCGTCACGCTGCGGGAAGACCCCGACGACGATGTACCTCGCCCTCCAGCACGGGCTGCGGGTGGCGAACTACCCCCTCACCGACGACGACTTCCCCACCGAGGGCCTGCCGCGAGCCATCCGCGCCTACGCGGGGCGCTGCTTCGGCCTCACCACGACCCCACTGCGCCTGAGCCAGGTGCGCCACGAACGCCGACCCGGATCGCGCTACTCCAGCCTCGAGCAATGCACGATCGAGCTGCGTCGCGCCGAGGACCTCTACCGACGCAACCGCGTCCCCTTCCTGAACTCCGCGACCAAGAGCGTCGAGGAGATGTCCGCCGTCATCATGCAGACCATGAAGCTGCGTGCCTGA
- a CDS encoding putative F420-0 ABC transporter substrate-binding protein, which translates to MPVRHERLIAASALILAASVLAGCSSAADAAPKSTQPKDAAPTAAAYPLTIDNCGTSVTFDSAPERVLAIKSTSIEMMLALGLQDRMIGTAFPDGEYAEEWSERGDGIPLISDKLPGQEATLDLEPDLVYAGWESNVTAEGAGDRETLASLGVGTYVSPSACQEPEYQPNPLTFDDVFADIEEIGRIFDVRGRADDLVSSLRARLDAVVPDDRGLSALWFSSGSDTPFVGAGIGAPQMMMDAAGLTNIAADIPETWSSLSWEAVVDRDPDVIVLVDSAWGSTEKKIGVLESNPATAQLSAVRDARYLVVPFPAAEAGVRNVEAVESLTAQLAELDLP; encoded by the coding sequence ATGCCCGTACGTCACGAACGGCTCATCGCCGCATCCGCCCTGATCCTCGCCGCATCCGTCCTCGCCGGATGCTCCTCCGCGGCCGACGCCGCACCGAAGAGCACCCAGCCGAAGGACGCCGCGCCCACTGCCGCCGCATATCCGCTCACGATCGACAACTGCGGCACCTCCGTCACCTTCGACAGCGCCCCCGAACGCGTCCTCGCCATCAAGTCGACATCGATCGAGATGATGCTCGCCCTCGGCCTGCAGGACCGGATGATCGGCACGGCGTTCCCCGACGGCGAGTACGCGGAGGAGTGGTCCGAGCGCGGCGACGGCATCCCGCTGATCTCCGACAAGCTGCCCGGCCAGGAGGCCACCCTCGATCTCGAACCCGACCTCGTCTACGCCGGATGGGAGTCGAACGTCACCGCCGAGGGCGCCGGCGACCGCGAGACCCTCGCCTCGCTGGGAGTCGGCACCTACGTATCGCCGTCGGCCTGCCAGGAGCCGGAGTACCAGCCGAACCCGCTCACCTTCGACGACGTGTTCGCCGACATCGAGGAGATCGGGCGCATCTTCGACGTCCGGGGCCGCGCTGACGATCTCGTCTCCTCGCTGCGCGCCCGGCTCGACGCCGTCGTGCCCGACGACCGCGGCCTGTCGGCCCTGTGGTTCAGCTCGGGCAGCGACACCCCGTTCGTGGGAGCCGGCATCGGCGCGCCGCAGATGATGATGGATGCCGCGGGCCTCACGAACATCGCCGCGGACATCCCCGAGACCTGGTCGAGCCTGAGCTGGGAGGCCGTCGTGGACAGGGATCCCGACGTCATCGTGCTCGTCGACTCGGCATGGGGCTCCACCGAGAAGAAGATCGGCGTGCTGGAGTCCAACCCGGCCACCGCGCAGTTGTCGGCCGTACGCGACGCGCGCTACCTCGTGGTGCCGTTCCCCGCCGCCGAGGCGGGGGTCCGCAACGTGGAGGCCGTCGAATCGCTCACGGCGCAGCTCGCGGAGCTCGACCTGCCATGA
- a CDS encoding PPOX class F420-dependent oxidoreductase: MSTSEIPASLADLLERPVYGVLATIGRDDTAQASPMWFEHIDDTIRFTHTSTRAKYRNLMRNPSMSLVVYDPDNPYRYIEVRGSLREATPDPTGAFYQHLARRYGQTDPAAPADAADRVILVMSIDRVIGK, from the coding sequence GTGAGCACCTCCGAGATCCCCGCTTCCCTTGCCGATCTGCTCGAGCGCCCGGTGTACGGCGTGCTCGCCACGATCGGACGCGACGACACCGCCCAGGCGAGCCCCATGTGGTTCGAGCACATCGACGACACGATCCGCTTCACGCACACGAGCACGCGTGCGAAATACCGGAACCTGATGCGCAATCCGTCGATGAGCCTCGTCGTCTACGACCCGGACAACCCGTACCGCTACATCGAGGTGCGCGGGAGCCTGCGCGAGGCGACGCCCGACCCGACCGGCGCGTTCTACCAGCACCTGGCCCGCCGCTACGGGCAGACCGACCCGGCGGCGCCCGCCGACGCCGCCGATCGCGTGATCCTCGTCATGTCGATCGACAGGGTCATCGGGAAGTAG
- a CDS encoding ABC transporter ATP-binding protein, translating into MTAPVLDAQGLTLSRGGARILDGVDCTVEAGSLTALVGPNGAGKSTLLHLIAGAEQPSSGVVRLDGQDVAGLRRRARARRTALVEQQAETDLDLSVFDVVMLGRTPHTPLLGVPGPADELIALDALHTVGADALVDRRFHELSGGERQRVLLARALAQQPQVLLIDEPTNHLDIEAQLATLAALRALADSGIAVLAALHDLTLAARFADRVVMLDHGRLVATGLPLEVLTPGRLREVYRVRADIVPHPVDGTPLIVFAPAGTGQDRATVFSVDSAG; encoded by the coding sequence ATGACCGCACCGGTTCTGGACGCGCAGGGCCTGACGCTCTCGCGTGGCGGCGCGAGGATCCTCGATGGCGTCGACTGCACGGTCGAGGCGGGCTCGCTGACGGCGCTGGTCGGGCCGAACGGCGCCGGCAAGTCCACCCTGCTGCATCTCATCGCGGGCGCCGAGCAGCCGTCATCCGGTGTCGTGCGGCTGGACGGCCAGGACGTCGCCGGACTGAGACGGCGGGCGCGCGCGCGCCGCACGGCGCTCGTGGAGCAGCAGGCCGAGACCGATCTGGACCTGTCGGTCTTCGACGTCGTGATGCTGGGCAGGACGCCCCACACCCCTCTGCTGGGCGTGCCGGGCCCCGCCGACGAGCTCATCGCGCTCGACGCGCTGCACACGGTCGGCGCCGACGCGCTGGTGGACCGCCGTTTCCACGAGCTCTCCGGCGGCGAGCGCCAGCGGGTGCTGCTCGCCCGCGCGCTGGCGCAGCAGCCGCAGGTGCTGCTGATCGACGAGCCGACCAATCACCTCGACATCGAGGCGCAGCTGGCGACCCTGGCGGCGCTGCGCGCGCTGGCCGATTCGGGCATCGCCGTGCTGGCCGCGCTGCACGATCTGACCCTCGCCGCGCGCTTCGCCGATCGGGTGGTCATGCTCGACCACGGTCGGCTCGTCGCAACGGGCCTGCCGCTGGAGGTGCTCACGCCCGGGCGGCTGAGGGAGGTCTACCGCGTGCGGGCGGACATCGTGCCGCATCCGGTCGACGGCACCCCTCTGATCGTGTTCGCGCCGGCGGGCACGGGACAGGACCGCGCGACGGTGTTCTCGGTAGACTCGGCCGGGTGA
- a CDS encoding putative F420-0 ABC transporter permease subunit produces the protein MTATVERPERIARMPRPPAPRRRGSAGRTAVWATGLLIVLAGSIVVAVAMGPAEITPWDAWRSILARAGVGESPLSPLRDGIVWELRMPRVLTAAAVGAGLALCGGIMQAVLRNPLADPYLLGLSSGASLGAVVVIVLGAALALPVAAFAGAAVALLATLLLAGADGRVTASRTILAGIAVSAVLGALTSLVIFWSATGDSYREILGWLLGSLAGVTWPTASVALVAIVLVGGPLLASAGALDAFAFGDRAAASLGVSVARTRWVLLGGTALLTGALVAVSGSIGFVGLVVPHAVRLVVGARHRMLLPLSALGGAIFLVWADTLARTLFDPKELPVGVVTALIGAPLFGALLLRARRIS, from the coding sequence ATGACGGCCACCGTCGAGCGCCCCGAGCGCATCGCCCGGATGCCGCGGCCGCCCGCACCGCGGCGACGGGGGTCCGCGGGGCGCACGGCGGTGTGGGCGACGGGGCTGCTGATCGTGCTGGCCGGCTCGATCGTCGTCGCCGTGGCGATGGGCCCGGCAGAGATCACCCCGTGGGACGCCTGGCGCAGCATCCTCGCCCGCGCCGGCGTCGGCGAATCGCCGCTGAGTCCGCTGCGCGACGGGATCGTGTGGGAGCTGCGGATGCCGCGCGTGCTGACGGCCGCAGCCGTGGGCGCCGGGCTCGCGCTGTGCGGCGGGATCATGCAGGCGGTGCTGCGCAACCCGCTGGCCGACCCGTACCTGCTCGGTCTGTCGTCGGGGGCGTCACTGGGCGCGGTGGTCGTGATCGTGCTGGGGGCCGCGCTGGCGCTTCCCGTCGCGGCTTTCGCCGGGGCGGCCGTCGCGCTGCTGGCCACCCTCCTGCTGGCCGGGGCCGACGGCCGGGTCACGGCCTCGCGCACGATCCTCGCCGGCATCGCGGTGTCGGCGGTGCTGGGCGCCCTCACCAGTCTCGTCATCTTCTGGAGCGCCACGGGGGACAGCTACCGGGAGATCCTCGGCTGGCTGCTGGGGTCGCTGGCCGGGGTGACCTGGCCGACGGCATCCGTCGCCCTCGTCGCCATCGTGCTCGTCGGCGGGCCGCTGCTGGCCAGCGCCGGAGCGCTGGACGCCTTCGCGTTCGGCGACCGCGCGGCGGCGTCCCTGGGCGTGTCCGTCGCGCGCACCCGCTGGGTGCTGCTGGGCGGCACGGCTCTGCTCACCGGCGCCCTCGTCGCCGTGAGCGGCTCCATCGGCTTCGTGGGTCTCGTCGTCCCGCATGCCGTCCGGCTCGTGGTGGGCGCACGACACCGGATGCTGCTGCCGCTGTCGGCGCTGGGCGGCGCCATCTTCCTGGTCTGGGCCGACACCCTCGCCCGCACCCTGTTCGATCCCAAGGAACTGCCGGTGGGCGTGGTGACCGCCCTCATCGGCGCGCCGCTGTTCGGCGCACTGCTGCTGCGCGCGCGGAGGATCTCATGA